The genomic segment TGATTCAATAGGGACGAAGCTTCCCTCTGACATTGCAAAAAAGAAAGCATCAGATGTGCTAGAAGCCGTTGGATTTAGCAAAGATAGTATTCCTGAATTACTATATAAAAAACCTGAATCATTATCTGAAGGAGAGAGGCATACTGTTGCGCTAGCACAGATATTGGTAAAGGAGCCAACGCTTGTTATTCTTGATGAACCAAGAGGAACAAAAGAAATAGCAAATGCTATTAGAACTGCCAGAGAATTACTTGATGAAACTTTCATTATTGTAACTCATGATTCAGATTTTGTCGTTGAAGCATGTGATAGGTCTTGTTTCTTACTTGAAGGAAATATATTAGAAATTGGTCCACCAGAGGAGATAAAACAAAAAATGATCTCTTCAGAAATGGAAGCAATAAAAAAAGAAACGATGAGTGGTTCTGATTCTTTAAAACGGGACCAAGTAACTTTTGACACTACAGAGAGACAAGATTCAGGATACTAAAAATCTACTTTCTTTCCCACTTTTCTTTATATTCTTTGAACATCGGTGTTTTAGTATACTCGTAAAGAGAATCTAATTGGGCAACATGCATTTCATGATAATGATCATTTGCTATGTTTTCAAGAGCATCATAATAGCTTTTATTATTTCCTGCATCATAATCTGGTAAGTAATGAACCAAAGAGAATAATCCTTCAAGGTATAACTTTTCTGCTTTTTTGTTATTTGAAATAAGATAATACTCTCTTAAACGAATTATAACAGTTATAAATCCATTAAGAACGTAAGGCGGGGATTCTTTAGCATACTCTGGGTACCAGATATAATATGTTCCTTGATCTTCTCTAACCATTCTAAGCCCGCCTTCTTTAACCTCAACTTCAAAAGCATTTAGACTTTTATCAATCATGTTCTTGTATTTCTCATCCTTTGAATAAAGATATGCAAATGAAAGTGCTTTTATTATAGTTGCTTGATTTAAAGAGCCAGTCCAACCTGGTTTAAGGTCGTATGGTGGCCAAGGATAATCATACACCCAGACTACAAAATTCCCTTTATCCTTGTATGTTGCATTCTCTAAAAGCCAGTCTGCAAGGTATAATCCTCTTTTTTTGTAAGACTCATCACTGGTATTATGATATTCATAAAATGCTTCTAGAGACTTCATGGCAACGTTGTGAGGTGCAATCTGATATCCTATTTCTACCCCGTCAACGCTCCCATAGTAAGTTAGTGGTATATCTGCATCAACAATTGAATATTTTTTAGGGGGAATTATAGTTTGAGGAGAATTTATTTCATTCTTACTGGTAGTTTCTTTTGTTATTGGAACAATACAACCCGATAAAAATATTAATAGAACAAATAATGCTGCTAAAGCCCTCATAAAACTCCTCTAAATCTTTTACAAATAAATAGCTTATTAAATTTTATGATATCTATAAATACTTCCAAAAAGGATTTAATCCCATATAGATATCAAAATTAGATTAGATGGACAAAAGAACTTTTTATGATTTGCTTTCTGAAGGCTACGATGCAAAATATTCTGATTCTTTAAATATAAAAATGAGAAAAGAAGAAGAAAAGATATTAACGACGTTACCACTTGGTTTGACCTTGGACATTGGCTGTGGTACAGGATACCATTCAAGGATTTTAAAGAAGAATGGGCACATAGTTGTGTCTGCAGATATTTCGTTTGAAATGGTGAAGAAAGCAAAGGATAATAATAATGGAGATTTTTTTTTAGTAGCAGATATGGAAAAACTTCCTTTTAAGAGAAATACTTTTGATAGTGCCGTATCTATATTTGGGGCCTTAAATCATGCAAATATTACAAATTTTAAGATGACTTTAGATGAGTGTCTAAAAAGAGAGGGACATCTCATTTTTACTGTAGGAAATATAAATAATATTCTTTGGATACTAAAATCCCTAAAACAAGGGAAAAACCCATTTAGGGCTATGAAAAAAAGAAAAGGTAAAATCTCTGTTTATCATGGAGGAAAGAAAATATCTGTTAGGATAAGATACTATTCAAGAGATGAAATAGAAAGAATATTTAGTAATTATTCATTAAGTATGGGGGCATTGTACCCAAAATTAACTTTTCTACCCATTTTAAATAATTTTGGGAGATATCTTGTTTGTATAGGGCGAAAATCTTTTTAATTATTTTTAATAGAATACTAATTATGAAAATTGGATTTATCCAGATGAATATTGAGCTGCTTGATGTTAAAAAGAACGTTGATAATGCTATCAAACTTATTGAAAAAAATAAC from the Methanofastidiosum sp. genome contains:
- a CDS encoding D-glucuronyl C5-epimerase family protein; amino-acid sequence: MRALAALFVLLIFLSGCIVPITKETTSKNEINSPQTIIPPKKYSIVDADIPLTYYGSVDGVEIGYQIAPHNVAMKSLEAFYEYHNTSDESYKKRGLYLADWLLENATYKDKGNFVVWVYDYPWPPYDLKPGWTGSLNQATIIKALSFAYLYSKDEKYKNMIDKSLNAFEVEVKEGGLRMVREDQGTYYIWYPEYAKESPPYVLNGFITVIIRLREYYLISNNKKAEKLYLEGLFSLVHYLPDYDAGNNKSYYDALENIANDHYHEMHVAQLDSLYEYTKTPMFKEYKEKWERK
- a CDS encoding class I SAM-dependent methyltransferase; this encodes MDKRTFYDLLSEGYDAKYSDSLNIKMRKEEEKILTTLPLGLTLDIGCGTGYHSRILKKNGHIVVSADISFEMVKKAKDNNNGDFFLVADMEKLPFKRNTFDSAVSIFGALNHANITNFKMTLDECLKREGHLIFTVGNINNILWILKSLKQGKNPFRAMKKRKGKISVYHGGKKISVRIRYYSRDEIERIFSNYSLSMGALYPKLTFLPILNNFGRYLVCIGRKSF